The Clostridiaceae bacterium HFYG-1003 genome includes a window with the following:
- a CDS encoding SH3 domain-containing protein codes for MKRFKTASACLLLVSLSLMPMQALAGQVMKTTIDLRLREAPTTASETLDIIPKGTSLNIFSTTGTWAKTIYDSTSGYAGLKYLAPTAQSKMGVVKTTLNLRSAPSLTATILRTIPSYTPIPLYEKSGTWVKTVWSGTIGWVSLNYTKPIDGLPRMKTTTNLRLRSGPSTSYPILRTVPTV; via the coding sequence ATGAAACGCTTTAAAACAGCCAGCGCCTGCCTGCTGCTGGTCAGCCTGAGCCTGATGCCGATGCAGGCACTGGCGGGTCAGGTCATGAAGACGACGATTGATTTAAGGCTGAGGGAAGCTCCCACCACAGCGTCTGAGACACTGGACATTATCCCGAAGGGGACATCGCTTAATATTTTCAGTACCACCGGCACCTGGGCGAAAACCATCTATGACAGCACTTCGGGATACGCGGGCCTAAAGTACCTGGCACCAACAGCTCAGTCCAAAATGGGTGTTGTGAAAACCACTCTGAATTTAAGGTCCGCCCCGTCGTTGACAGCCACCATTTTAAGGACCATTCCGAGCTATACACCGATCCCGCTTTATGAAAAAAGCGGAACGTGGGTGAAGACGGTCTGGTCCGGAACAATCGGATGGGTCAGCCTGAATTACACCAAGCCCATTGACGGCTTGCCCAGAATGAAAACCACTACGAATCTGCGTCTGAGAAGCGGTCCGTCTACCAGCTACCCGATTCTGAGAACAGTTCCTACCGTATAG
- a CDS encoding acyl--CoA ligase: protein MSIKPSKERPWMKYYPSALIDGLSDPECTLNEYLRQNCPGEDVTAIHYYGNDISWKELFFQAESVARALRAIGFGEGDTIPVFLKAVPEFVYLLLAAERIGASLLCRDNTVEENVDAVCKAKATVIFAHDFLSQQEFNQFRSVAGVDLAILLPPIKNISERGVPEHIRRYVGLQYQEYPAYGPQTLTWDCFLEQGKQFEGTVEASRNINRPLFKAYTSGATGPSKQVIHSAHSIIGNIHQMNFYGSNDNFRPSWLVTHFPTALVAVVVAMMLMPLASNKLLILDPFCSDGDVDLEMMRYRPNCWPLIPMFVETIMRSSRVPEDYDLSHLLSAGAGCEALNNKQFKTVQAFLKKHNCGIRFTSGYGSSESGSNMTLPMTPHPMGNGNVGIPMPLSVMGIFEPGTTNELGYNQPGEICLSSPANMLGYDNPKATELALQKHDDGLTWLHTGDIGYMNEDGVIFVMTRGKSPRYDGGDLALLPMENAVADLEIDGIKDEFYVIVPDGEHPGCFLPYLFIQLEKGYTLEHVAQEIKSKLDHTTCPVEIFEIKERPFFHFKTNRLALSKMISEGVTDFSNV from the coding sequence ATGTCAATCAAACCAAGCAAAGAACGACCTTGGATGAAATACTATCCAAGCGCTTTAATCGACGGGCTATCTGATCCGGAGTGTACACTAAATGAATACCTCAGACAAAATTGTCCGGGAGAGGATGTTACAGCAATCCATTATTACGGGAACGATATTTCATGGAAAGAGCTGTTTTTTCAAGCCGAGTCAGTAGCCCGCGCCCTTCGTGCGATCGGATTTGGGGAAGGAGATACCATTCCGGTATTCTTGAAGGCCGTTCCAGAGTTCGTATATCTGCTTCTGGCGGCCGAAAGAATCGGCGCGTCGTTACTGTGCAGAGACAACACAGTGGAAGAAAATGTTGACGCCGTGTGCAAGGCCAAAGCCACTGTGATTTTTGCCCATGACTTTCTTTCCCAACAGGAGTTCAATCAATTTCGCAGTGTGGCGGGAGTCGATTTGGCAATCCTGCTGCCACCGATCAAAAATATAAGTGAACGAGGTGTACCGGAGCATATACGCAGATATGTGGGCTTGCAGTATCAAGAGTATCCAGCCTACGGCCCACAGACGCTCACATGGGATTGCTTTTTGGAACAAGGTAAACAGTTTGAGGGTACGGTGGAGGCTTCAAGAAACATCAATCGTCCCTTGTTTAAGGCTTATACCAGTGGAGCTACCGGCCCTTCAAAGCAGGTGATTCACTCTGCTCACAGCATTATTGGAAACATACATCAAATGAATTTTTACGGTTCCAACGACAACTTCCGCCCCTCATGGCTCGTGACACATTTTCCGACCGCATTGGTTGCGGTGGTGGTTGCAATGATGCTGATGCCTTTGGCATCCAACAAATTGTTGATTTTAGATCCATTTTGCAGCGATGGTGACGTCGACTTGGAGATGATGAGGTATCGCCCAAATTGTTGGCCTTTGATCCCGATGTTCGTTGAGACTATCATGCGCAGCAGCCGTGTACCGGAAGACTACGACCTGTCGCATCTGCTTTCCGCAGGGGCCGGTTGTGAGGCACTTAACAACAAACAGTTTAAAACTGTGCAAGCTTTTTTAAAAAAGCACAACTGCGGCATCAGATTTACCAGCGGATACGGTTCCAGCGAGTCCGGATCAAATATGACGCTGCCAATGACGCCCCACCCCATGGGTAACGGAAACGTGGGAATCCCTATGCCGCTGTCTGTGATGGGTATTTTTGAGCCCGGCACGACAAACGAACTTGGCTATAACCAGCCCGGCGAAATTTGCCTCTCCAGCCCAGCCAACATGCTTGGTTATGACAACCCAAAGGCAACAGAGTTGGCACTTCAAAAGCACGATGACGGCCTTACATGGCTGCACACCGGCGACATTGGTTATATGAATGAAGACGGTGTTATCTTTGTGATGACCCGAGGAAAGTCACCACGCTATGACGGCGGCGATCTGGCATTGTTGCCAATGGAAAATGCCGTGGCGGATTTAGAAATTGATGGAATCAAGGACGAGTTTTATGTTATTGTTCCCGATGGCGAGCATCCGGGTTGTTTTTTACCGTATCTTTTTATCCAACTTGAGAAGGGGTATACGCTGGAACATGTGGCGCAGGAGATTAAAAGCAAATTAGACCACACGACGTGCCCTGTGGAAATCTTTGAAATAAAGGAGCGTCCATTCTTTCACTTTAAGACAAACCGCCTTGCCTTATCAAAGATGATCAGCGAGGGCGTGACGGATTTCTCAAATGTGTAA